In Halalkalibaculum roseum, a single window of DNA contains:
- a CDS encoding efflux RND transporter periplasmic adaptor subunit → MKKQIDFQQIAKIAGVLLIGLFLGWLFFGGSTEQPSSTQEHVEQAHTDTEGNIVYTCSMHPNVRESEPGNCPICGMELIPVNSASSDGEESPYELTMTQAAMKLAEVQTTRVVTEEAINSIRMPGKVVVDERRISNVTAHFPGRIKELYVDFTGERVQEGERLASIYSPQLLTAQRELLETSKHKEQNPALYEATRRKLKLWELPEEEINRIENSGEVMTDIDIVSPAEGYVLNRNISTEDHVMEGTVMYKIANLSKVWVVFNAYESDLAGIDVGDDVSFNVDAYPGETFNAQVTYIDPVLDPQSRTANVRAEAVNNDRRLKPQMLAEGIISSNISRGEGQLLVPKSAVLWTGERSVIYVKKPNTEQPTFEFREVVLGQRVGDRYVVKSGVSEGEEVVTNGNFKIDSAAQLSGKASMMNREPDGRKPARHDHGSMEMNNGQMKSTQEPKTEKSDTTEHRHISHLDNLLNEYQNMKEALADDRLDEAKKYLHSFRQEAVQSSQMTDHSAHANTHEDHHSAMLASIKEAENAQNAESFRRAFAGISEHLTKAVQNQGYNEQSLFLQYCPMAIDGEGATWLSTTPKIKNPYMGQKMPGCGETKTEI, encoded by the coding sequence ATGAAGAAACAAATCGACTTTCAACAAATAGCTAAAATTGCCGGCGTCTTGCTTATCGGACTTTTCCTGGGCTGGCTCTTTTTCGGCGGATCCACCGAACAACCGTCAAGCACTCAGGAGCATGTGGAGCAAGCGCATACCGATACAGAAGGTAACATTGTCTATACCTGCAGCATGCATCCAAATGTCCGAGAATCCGAACCGGGCAACTGCCCCATTTGCGGTATGGAACTTATTCCTGTCAACAGCGCATCGTCTGACGGCGAAGAAAGTCCTTACGAGCTCACCATGACACAGGCTGCCATGAAGCTTGCTGAGGTACAGACTACACGTGTAGTCACAGAAGAGGCAATCAACAGCATTCGCATGCCGGGGAAAGTAGTAGTTGACGAGCGGCGCATTTCAAATGTTACTGCCCACTTTCCGGGACGCATCAAGGAACTCTATGTTGACTTCACCGGGGAACGGGTACAGGAGGGAGAACGGCTTGCATCCATCTATTCTCCGCAGCTTCTTACAGCCCAGCGTGAACTGCTGGAAACCAGTAAACATAAAGAGCAGAATCCGGCCCTTTATGAGGCAACGCGCCGTAAACTAAAGCTGTGGGAACTTCCTGAAGAGGAGATAAACCGAATTGAAAACAGCGGTGAGGTTATGACTGATATAGACATTGTGTCACCGGCTGAAGGATATGTACTTAATCGCAATATTTCGACTGAAGATCATGTCATGGAAGGTACGGTAATGTACAAAATTGCCAACCTCTCTAAAGTTTGGGTGGTTTTCAATGCCTATGAGAGTGATTTGGCCGGAATCGATGTGGGAGATGACGTCTCTTTTAACGTGGATGCCTACCCGGGAGAAACTTTCAACGCACAGGTCACCTATATTGACCCGGTACTAGATCCTCAATCGCGAACAGCGAATGTACGTGCCGAAGCCGTTAACAACGACCGGCGGCTAAAACCGCAAATGCTTGCAGAAGGTATCATATCCTCTAATATCTCGAGAGGTGAAGGCCAGTTATTGGTACCTAAATCAGCAGTTCTCTGGACCGGCGAACGCTCCGTTATTTATGTAAAAAAACCGAATACCGAGCAGCCGACATTTGAATTCCGCGAGGTGGTTTTGGGTCAGCGTGTAGGCGATCGCTATGTGGTGAAATCGGGTGTTAGCGAAGGGGAAGAAGTGGTTACCAACGGTAACTTTAAAATCGACAGTGCTGCCCAGCTATCGGGTAAAGCAAGTATGATGAACCGTGAGCCCGATGGAAGAAAGCCTGCCAGACATGATCATGGGTCTATGGAAATGAACAATGGACAAATGAAATCTACCCAAGAACCAAAGACAGAGAAATCCGATACCACGGAGCATCGCCATATTTCACATCTGGACAATCTCCTGAATGAATATCAAAATATGAAAGAAGCACTGGCAGATGACCGGTTGGATGAGGCAAAAAAGTACCTTCACTCCTTCAGACAAGAAGCTGTGCAAAGTTCCCAGATGACGGACCATTCAGCACATGCCAATACCCATGAGGATCACCATTCCGCTATGCTTGCTTCCATAAAGGAAGCCGAAAATGCACAAAATGCAGAGTCTTTTCGCCGGGCCTTTGCAGGCATTTCCGAACACCTCACTAAAGCAGTGCAGAACCAAGGTTATAATGAACAGTCCCTGTTCCTTCAGTACTGCCCAATGGCCATCGATGGAGAGGGTGCCACCTGGCTGAGCACAACCCCTAAGATCAAGAATCCCTATATGGGTCAGAAAATGCCGGGCTGCGGGGAAACCAAAACCGAAATCTAA
- a CDS encoding TolC family protein, which yields MNFYHLLNNTKCKYNAYQLNGSTDRIYNRHEPENSGIRHSAFLLMVAMILAVLPLLSIAQQPENYSSPVDQYLMQAAENNPSLMAEYRNYLSSLEKVPQVTTLPDPELSFGYFINPIETRVGPQQARLGLTQMFPWFGTLGARGDAAAEMAKARFEAFQEARNRLFYEVHKKWYQLYHIEQSIRIMRGNISILETFESLAMRRYEAGQVGQVDVLRVQIEKEDLKTRLELMADNRKVALQEFRELLNTDSGENIRTADSLQMRDLELSFQEIENRIMDQNAQLSRLDFEAASAKSTIELARKEGLPKFGLGVDYVVTGERDMVLTDNGKDAFMARAGIQIPLYRKKYKAKEREAEINLQSVQYRQAATQNRLISQLEQAMRDYDDARRRVLLYRDVQIQRTRQAINILTEKYATSATDFEELLRLQRKLLDYELARETAVVDQNTAVAFIEYLYGKYNINPEEI from the coding sequence ATGAATTTCTATCACTTATTAAATAACACAAAATGTAAATATAATGCCTACCAGTTAAATGGTAGCACTGATCGCATTTACAATAGACATGAACCTGAGAATTCCGGTATTCGGCATTCAGCCTTTTTACTGATGGTGGCGATGATTCTGGCGGTTTTGCCCTTGCTTTCCATAGCCCAGCAACCTGAAAACTACTCTTCACCGGTCGATCAGTACCTCATGCAAGCTGCAGAGAATAATCCTTCTCTGATGGCCGAATACCGAAATTACCTGTCAAGCCTTGAAAAAGTACCCCAGGTGACGACCCTGCCCGATCCGGAACTCTCTTTCGGGTACTTCATCAATCCCATAGAAACTCGGGTAGGCCCGCAACAAGCCCGCTTAGGGCTTACCCAAATGTTTCCCTGGTTCGGAACACTGGGAGCACGAGGTGATGCCGCTGCTGAAATGGCAAAGGCCAGATTTGAAGCCTTTCAGGAGGCACGCAACCGGCTGTTTTATGAAGTGCATAAAAAATGGTATCAGCTTTATCATATCGAACAGAGCATTCGCATCATGCGCGGAAACATCAGCATACTCGAAACGTTCGAGTCACTAGCGATGAGAAGATATGAGGCAGGACAGGTCGGACAGGTGGATGTACTTCGGGTACAAATAGAAAAAGAAGATTTAAAAACCCGGCTGGAACTTATGGCAGACAACCGAAAGGTAGCCCTGCAAGAGTTCAGGGAACTCCTCAATACAGATTCCGGGGAAAACATTCGTACAGCCGATAGCCTACAAATGCGTGATCTGGAATTAAGCTTTCAGGAAATTGAAAATCGCATCATGGACCAGAATGCGCAACTTTCCAGATTGGATTTTGAAGCTGCATCTGCCAAAAGCACTATTGAATTGGCACGTAAAGAGGGGCTTCCAAAATTTGGATTGGGAGTAGACTACGTGGTTACAGGCGAACGCGACATGGTACTGACAGATAACGGTAAAGATGCCTTTATGGCCCGTGCCGGGATACAGATTCCCTTGTATCGAAAAAAATACAAGGCCAAAGAAAGAGAGGCGGAAATAAACCTTCAATCGGTGCAATACCGACAGGCTGCAACGCAAAACCGACTTATTTCACAACTCGAGCAGGCTATGCGAGATTACGATGATGCCCGGCGCAGAGTGCTTCTCTACCGGGATGTACAGATTCAAAGAACTCGTCAGGCTATCAACATACTAACAGAAAAATATGCCACTTCAGCTACCGATTTTGAAGAGCTGTTGCGCCTGCAGAGAAAACTATTGGACTATGAACTGGCAAGAGAAACCGCAGTGGTTGATCAGAATACCGCTGTTGCATTTATCGAGTATCTCTATGGAAAATACAATATCAATCCTGAAGAAATTTAA
- a CDS encoding efflux RND transporter permease subunit, with amino-acid sequence MLNKTIRFFLENKLIAVLLLLTMVGWGVAVAPFNWDINLLPKDPVAVDAIPNLGQNQQIVYTRWSGRSPQDVEDQITYPLTTQLLTVPGVKTVRSTSIIGMSSIYVIFEEDVDFYWSRSRILEKLNSLPSGTLPSGVQPALGPDATGLGQIFWYTLEGRDRDGNPAGGWDLQELRSIQDFYVGYGLSSAEGVSEVAPIGGFISEYQVDVDPEAMQEYGISLTEVFNAVRNSNAEVGARTIEMNNVEYLVRGLGYIKNLDDLEQAVVKVVDNTPVRISNVAKVSRGPALRRGALDKAGAEAVGAVVVAREGANPMEVIENVKGKITEISAGLPSKTLDDGTVSKVTIVPFYDRGELIQETLGTLEEALTLETLITIIVIVVMVLNLRTSFLISGMLPVAILMTFIAMKLAGVDANIVSLSGIAIAIGTIVDMGIVLSENMLQHMQRADEDESLLEVIYRATTEVAHAIITAITTTIVSFLPVFTMVAAEGKLFKPLAFTKTFALVASIIIVITLIPPFAHWFFSINIRKRIYKLIWNSLLIVGGLVVAIAYIPWAGLVLIGFGLLNGAALYSSETYRKWLPTLNMVLIVLAVTWLLTRTWLPLGPGVSFFGNFIVVVLLLTVIMGSFWLVIYYYEPILDWCLRKKALFLSIPASLSVLAIVIWLGFSTVFGFLASGFDTIGVNIRTTTPWQAAQAAFPGLGEEFMPPLDEGSFLLMPTTMPHAGIEETMDVMQKIDMRVSSIPEIKSVVGKMGRTESALDPAPISMYENLITYKTEYKTDESGHRVRFQTDSEGNFVRDENGELIPDDGGKYFRQWRDEINSPDDIWNEIVKAADIPGTTSAPKLQPIQTRQIMLQSGMRAPMGIKVKGPDLETIENFGLRLEELLQQVPGIKPSSVFADRIVGKPYLEIDVDRNRIARYGISMQQMQNFIEVALGGVTLTNTVEGRERYPVRVRYAREQRDDPEKIRRMLVPTGMGTQIPLAQLAEIRYRQGPQAIKSEDTFLIGYVIFDRTDGIAEVEAVRNAQNFLQEKIDAGELAVPAGISYEFAGSYENQVRAAERLAIILPIALLLIFLIIYFQFKSVPTTSMIFSSIFVAWAGGFILVWLYGQPWFMDFSLFETNMRELFQMGTVNLSIAVWVGFIALFGIAAEGGVVMATYLDQVFDRDKPGSLQEITTAVKEAAGRRIRPTMMTTATTILALIPVLTSTGRGADIMVPMAIPSVGGMFLQIITLFVVPVLYASWKEWQLKRNTAATDTTNFNA; translated from the coding sequence ATGCTTAACAAAACCATTCGTTTCTTTCTCGAAAACAAGCTCATTGCGGTCCTCCTGTTGCTGACAATGGTAGGCTGGGGTGTAGCCGTAGCACCATTTAACTGGGATATCAACCTGCTTCCGAAGGATCCGGTAGCTGTGGATGCCATCCCTAACCTGGGACAAAACCAGCAAATCGTGTACACGCGCTGGAGCGGACGCTCTCCACAGGATGTGGAAGACCAGATTACCTATCCCCTCACCACCCAACTGCTCACCGTGCCCGGTGTTAAAACGGTTCGTAGCACCTCCATCATCGGCATGTCCAGCATCTATGTGATTTTCGAAGAGGATGTGGATTTCTACTGGAGCCGATCACGTATTTTGGAAAAATTGAATTCTCTTCCTTCAGGCACACTCCCCAGTGGGGTACAACCGGCCCTGGGTCCCGATGCCACAGGACTCGGGCAGATATTCTGGTACACCCTGGAGGGAAGAGATAGAGACGGGAACCCTGCGGGCGGCTGGGACCTGCAAGAACTCCGAAGTATACAGGACTTTTATGTGGGTTATGGCCTCTCTTCAGCAGAAGGAGTTTCAGAAGTGGCCCCAATCGGAGGGTTTATCAGTGAGTACCAGGTGGATGTTGATCCGGAGGCCATGCAGGAGTATGGCATATCGTTGACTGAGGTCTTCAATGCGGTTCGAAACAGTAATGCTGAAGTAGGCGCCCGAACCATTGAGATGAATAATGTAGAATACCTGGTAAGAGGACTTGGGTATATCAAGAATCTCGATGATCTTGAGCAGGCGGTAGTAAAAGTGGTAGATAATACCCCAGTTCGCATCAGTAATGTTGCAAAAGTAAGCCGGGGTCCGGCTTTGAGAAGGGGTGCGCTGGACAAAGCCGGTGCGGAGGCGGTAGGTGCGGTGGTCGTTGCCAGGGAGGGCGCCAATCCAATGGAGGTCATTGAAAATGTAAAAGGTAAGATTACCGAAATATCAGCCGGTCTCCCTTCCAAGACCCTGGATGACGGTACGGTTTCTAAAGTTACGATTGTTCCCTTCTACGATCGAGGTGAATTGATACAGGAGACGCTGGGTACTTTGGAAGAGGCCCTCACCCTTGAGACACTGATTACCATTATCGTGATTGTGGTCATGGTACTTAACCTGCGAACCTCCTTCCTCATATCGGGGATGTTACCTGTAGCCATACTTATGACCTTTATAGCCATGAAACTGGCAGGAGTGGATGCCAATATTGTCTCTCTTTCAGGGATCGCTATCGCAATCGGTACCATTGTGGATATGGGTATTGTATTGTCGGAAAATATGCTGCAGCATATGCAGCGTGCCGATGAAGACGAGTCACTGCTCGAAGTCATCTACCGGGCCACGACCGAAGTGGCTCATGCCATTATCACGGCAATAACAACAACTATTGTCAGTTTTCTACCCGTATTTACTATGGTGGCAGCCGAAGGGAAACTGTTCAAACCGCTGGCTTTCACCAAGACCTTTGCACTCGTTGCTTCTATTATCATTGTAATTACGCTCATTCCGCCATTTGCGCACTGGTTTTTCTCTATCAATATCAGGAAGCGTATTTATAAACTGATCTGGAACAGCCTGCTGATCGTAGGAGGACTGGTTGTTGCCATCGCTTACATACCATGGGCAGGACTGGTCCTCATAGGGTTCGGTTTACTCAATGGAGCAGCACTTTATAGCAGCGAAACATACCGTAAATGGTTACCGACACTGAATATGGTGCTCATTGTCCTTGCCGTCACCTGGCTGTTAACACGAACCTGGCTGCCGCTTGGGCCGGGAGTTTCCTTCTTTGGCAACTTTATTGTGGTAGTCCTGTTACTCACGGTCATCATGGGCAGTTTTTGGCTGGTTATCTATTATTACGAACCCATTCTGGACTGGTGTTTGCGGAAAAAAGCACTCTTTCTGTCCATACCTGCTTCACTTTCTGTACTGGCAATTGTAATCTGGCTCGGTTTTTCAACCGTCTTTGGCTTCCTGGCAAGCGGTTTCGATACTATCGGTGTCAATATTAGAACTACCACTCCCTGGCAAGCAGCACAGGCTGCCTTCCCGGGATTGGGTGAAGAGTTTATGCCTCCACTGGATGAAGGCTCTTTCCTGTTGATGCCTACCACCATGCCTCATGCCGGTATTGAAGAGACCATGGACGTGATGCAAAAAATTGACATGCGGGTGTCATCCATACCCGAAATTAAGAGTGTGGTGGGCAAAATGGGACGAACCGAATCGGCCCTCGATCCGGCTCCTATCTCCATGTATGAAAACCTTATCACCTACAAGACCGAATATAAAACCGATGAAAGTGGGCACCGTGTACGTTTCCAAACGGATTCAGAGGGTAACTTTGTAAGAGATGAAAACGGTGAACTGATACCCGACGACGGCGGTAAGTATTTTAGACAGTGGCGGGATGAAATCAATTCCCCGGATGATATCTGGAATGAAATTGTTAAAGCGGCCGATATACCCGGTACAACTTCAGCTCCAAAACTACAGCCCATACAGACCCGACAGATCATGCTGCAATCCGGTATGAGAGCTCCAATGGGTATTAAGGTCAAAGGTCCGGACCTGGAGACCATTGAAAACTTTGGTCTCCGTCTCGAGGAGCTGCTGCAGCAGGTACCGGGAATTAAACCTTCTTCGGTATTCGCCGACCGTATTGTCGGTAAACCTTACCTGGAAATTGATGTAGACCGTAACCGGATTGCGCGTTACGGCATATCCATGCAGCAGATGCAGAACTTCATCGAGGTTGCTCTGGGCGGTGTTACACTCACCAATACGGTGGAAGGGCGAGAACGCTACCCTGTTCGTGTGCGCTACGCCCGCGAGCAGCGCGATGATCCGGAAAAGATTAGAAGGATGTTGGTTCCGACGGGTATGGGTACCCAGATCCCGTTGGCCCAACTGGCCGAAATTAGATACCGTCAAGGTCCCCAGGCCATCAAAAGCGAGGATACCTTTTTAATAGGATATGTAATCTTTGACCGCACAGATGGTATCGCTGAAGTCGAAGCCGTGCGTAATGCCCAAAACTTTTTACAGGAAAAGATTGACGCAGGTGAACTGGCAGTTCCCGCAGGCATCAGCTATGAATTTGCGGGAAGTTATGAGAACCAGGTCCGTGCTGCCGAGAGACTAGCGATCATCTTACCGATTGCTCTTCTGCTCATATTCCTAATCATCTACTTCCAATTCAAATCAGTACCCACTACCAGCATGATTTTTAGCAGCATTTTCGTAGCCTGGGCAGGCGGTTTTATTCTCGTATGGTTATACGGTCAGCCTTGGTTTATGGACTTCAGCCTTTTTGAGACCAATATGAGAGAACTCTTTCAGATGGGTACAGTGAACCTGAGTATTGCCGTCTGGGTCGGATTCATCGCCCTGTTTGGAATTGCCGCAGAAGGAGGTGTTGTTATGGCCACTTATCTCGACCAGGTATTTGACCGTGACAAACCGGGTTCCCTACAGGAAATTACAACCGCTGTTAAAGAAGCAGCAGGACGTAGAATCAGACCTACCATGATGACGACAGCTACCACTATTCTGGCCCTGATACCGGTTCTTACTTCTACAGGTCGCGGTGCCGATATTATGGTACCGATGGCTATTCCAAGTGTAGGCGGCATGTTCCTGCAAATAATCACCCTATTCGTGGTACCGGTACTCTATGCTTCCTGGAAAGAGTGGCAGCTCAAACGCAACACCGCTGCAACCGATACAACGAACTTCAACGCCTAG
- a CDS encoding AraC family transcriptional regulator, which produces MAEKKKEELHIRNMVCDRCVMVVRDTLESIGLSVIDVELGRVEIEAEETIPYEKIDNELKEYGFELIQNKNQQLVEQIKTRLIEYVQQLEESEQLPKLSEYLSEELNQNYSSLSSAFSENENITIEKYVIHLKIERVKELLSYGELTLSEIAWKLNYSSVAHLSAQFKQITGMSVTDYKKARESFRKPLDGIEK; this is translated from the coding sequence ATGGCTGAAAAGAAAAAAGAAGAGCTTCATATCAGGAATATGGTCTGTGACAGGTGTGTCATGGTAGTACGGGATACCCTTGAGAGCATAGGTTTATCAGTTATTGACGTTGAATTGGGCAGGGTGGAAATTGAAGCTGAAGAAACCATTCCTTATGAAAAAATCGATAATGAGTTGAAGGAGTATGGTTTTGAACTGATACAAAACAAGAATCAACAGCTGGTGGAGCAGATTAAAACGCGACTTATCGAATACGTGCAACAACTGGAGGAGTCGGAGCAGCTGCCTAAACTCTCCGAATATCTTTCCGAAGAGTTGAACCAAAATTACTCTTCTTTAAGCTCCGCATTCTCCGAAAATGAAAATATCACTATTGAAAAATATGTGATTCATCTTAAAATTGAGCGCGTAAAGGAGTTGCTTTCTTACGGTGAACTAACGCTTAGTGAAATAGCCTGGAAACTAAATTATAGCAGCGTCGCCCATCTTTCTGCACAGTTTAAACAAATAACGGGGATGTCGGTTACCGATTATAAAAAAGCGAGGGAGTCATTTCGTAAACCCCTGGATGGCATTGAAAAGTGA
- a CDS encoding heavy metal translocating P-type ATPase, which produces MATDQLTKKTLNIEGMHCASCVSAVEKSLSRVEGVEEASVNLATETATVSYDDNKTGVEEFRQAIEDAGYAVADAQTESRMLKIDGMHCAGCVNSVEQSLKNLDGVTEVNVNLASESAKVTYSGDLSTDNFAKAVERAGYSLIKEESETGQTIAETKKQREQEKLDKAYSRMWWSWVLTIPIILWMIPEMIWGYTFLGELGYEIGMIALSGVVIFAPGWETIKSALKSAKNLTPNMDVLIAMGTLAALSTGLVALLHQFGLAPDFHSFAGIAGMIMAFHLTGRYIETKAKGRASEAIQKLMTLEAKEATVERDGEEVKVPVQDLKPGDIMVVRPGEKIPTDGEVIQGKSSVDESIATGESMPVDKSEGDEVIGATLNKNGVLKVRATKVGKDTFLNQVIKMVEEAQGTKVPIQEFADRITAVFVPVVLGIALLTLALWLIFPSFFGEIALWASAYLPWINPGMGQVALAFYAAIAVLVIACPCALGLATPTALMVGSGMGAENGVLIRKGEAIQIMKDVDTIVLDKTGTITEGKPGVTDVITFNDTKESELLKIAAAAESGSEHPLGESIVQEAREKEFSWKDADDFEAVTGKGVKAVLDGKSVLVGSKKLMIQEGAIVNGMVEEKMTALENEAKTAMLVALDYKVIGIIAVADRIKEDSRDAIAELKKFGLNPVMLTGDNKRTAEAIAKEVGIEEVLAEVMPDQKSDKIKQLQSEGKIVAMVGDGINDAPALTQAQVGIAIGTGTDVAIESGDIVLVKGDLSAVVKSVRLSRATFTKIKQNLFWAFFYNVVMIPLAILGMLHPLLAEAAMAFSSVNVVTNSRRLRKKRI; this is translated from the coding sequence ATGGCAACGGATCAACTTACCAAGAAAACATTAAACATAGAGGGCATGCACTGCGCCAGTTGCGTGTCCGCAGTGGAAAAATCGCTGTCCAGGGTTGAAGGTGTGGAAGAGGCATCGGTGAACCTTGCAACCGAAACGGCTACAGTTTCCTATGATGACAATAAGACCGGCGTAGAGGAGTTCAGGCAAGCGATTGAAGATGCCGGCTATGCTGTTGCGGATGCGCAGACCGAATCTCGCATGCTGAAGATTGACGGTATGCATTGTGCCGGATGCGTCAACTCAGTAGAGCAGTCACTTAAGAACCTTGATGGGGTAACGGAAGTGAACGTAAATCTGGCAAGTGAATCGGCTAAGGTGACCTATTCCGGCGACCTCAGCACGGATAATTTTGCAAAGGCGGTAGAACGTGCCGGCTACAGCCTGATCAAAGAGGAGAGCGAAACCGGCCAGACAATAGCCGAGACCAAGAAACAGCGTGAGCAGGAGAAACTGGATAAAGCCTACTCGCGCATGTGGTGGTCCTGGGTGTTAACGATCCCCATAATTCTTTGGATGATCCCCGAAATGATTTGGGGATATACCTTTTTGGGAGAACTCGGGTATGAAATTGGGATGATCGCCCTTTCCGGAGTGGTAATTTTTGCCCCGGGTTGGGAGACCATTAAAAGCGCATTGAAATCCGCTAAGAACCTGACTCCGAATATGGATGTGCTCATTGCTATGGGTACCCTGGCAGCACTATCAACAGGTCTTGTAGCTTTGCTGCACCAGTTTGGACTGGCGCCCGATTTTCACAGCTTTGCAGGTATCGCCGGTATGATCATGGCATTCCACCTGACAGGTCGGTATATCGAAACGAAAGCGAAGGGCAGGGCCTCGGAAGCCATACAGAAATTGATGACGCTGGAAGCCAAAGAGGCCACCGTTGAACGTGACGGTGAGGAAGTAAAAGTGCCGGTGCAAGATCTGAAGCCGGGGGATATCATGGTTGTCAGACCCGGTGAAAAAATACCCACAGATGGAGAAGTGATACAAGGAAAAAGTAGTGTGGATGAATCCATTGCCACGGGTGAATCCATGCCTGTAGATAAGTCAGAAGGGGATGAAGTGATCGGTGCTACCCTGAATAAAAACGGGGTTCTCAAGGTGAGAGCCACCAAGGTTGGTAAGGATACTTTTCTGAACCAGGTGATTAAAATGGTTGAAGAAGCTCAGGGAACTAAGGTACCCATACAAGAATTTGCCGATCGAATTACGGCTGTTTTCGTGCCGGTAGTACTGGGAATCGCACTTCTTACACTGGCATTGTGGCTGATATTTCCATCCTTTTTCGGTGAAATAGCACTATGGGCATCCGCCTACCTGCCGTGGATTAATCCCGGTATGGGTCAGGTAGCCCTCGCTTTTTATGCTGCAATAGCAGTGCTGGTTATCGCCTGTCCCTGCGCACTTGGGCTGGCCACGCCAACGGCTCTAATGGTAGGCTCCGGGATGGGGGCCGAAAACGGGGTGCTAATCCGTAAAGGAGAGGCCATTCAGATCATGAAAGATGTGGACACCATAGTACTGGATAAAACCGGAACCATCACCGAGGGTAAGCCGGGGGTCACGGATGTGATCACATTCAACGACACTAAAGAATCGGAACTACTAAAGATTGCGGCAGCCGCGGAGAGCGGTTCGGAACATCCTCTGGGAGAATCTATCGTACAGGAGGCACGGGAAAAAGAATTCAGCTGGAAGGATGCCGATGATTTTGAAGCGGTCACCGGTAAAGGTGTCAAAGCTGTTCTTGATGGGAAGTCTGTCCTGGTGGGAAGTAAGAAGCTCATGATTCAGGAAGGAGCCATTGTGAATGGCATGGTTGAAGAGAAGATGACCGCTCTGGAAAATGAGGCAAAAACCGCCATGCTGGTTGCCCTGGATTACAAGGTCATCGGTATCATCGCTGTTGCCGATCGGATCAAGGAAGACAGCAGAGATGCAATTGCAGAGCTCAAGAAATTCGGACTTAATCCGGTCATGTTGACCGGTGATAACAAACGTACGGCTGAAGCCATTGCCAAAGAAGTAGGCATTGAGGAAGTATTGGCGGAAGTGATGCCTGATCAGAAATCAGACAAAATAAAACAGCTACAAAGCGAAGGTAAGATTGTAGCAATGGTCGGTGACGGCATCAATGATGCGCCGGCATTGACGCAGGCCCAGGTCGGAATCGCTATCGGTACCGGTACGGATGTAGCTATTGAATCCGGGGATATCGTACTGGTGAAAGGAGATCTGAGTGCGGTAGTCAAATCAGTGCGGCTAAGCCGGGCCACCTTCACTAAGATCAAACAAAACCTGTTCTGGGCCTTCTTCTACAATGTGGTAATGATTCCACTGGCTATTTTGGGCATGTTGCACCCGCTGCTTGCTGAAGCAGCCATGGCCTTCAGCTCGGTGAATGTTGTGACCAATTCTCGACGGCTGCGAAAGAAGCGTATCTAG
- a CDS encoding ABC transporter permease, whose product MEIIDLSWWQLGIGFIILIIPAYILWRYKTGLNKKLGIATLRMTLQLLFVGYYLEYLFELDNAAVNTAWILIMVGVADFATIDRSELNRKKSLIIPIFAATFFGIIVIDLFFLELVIQLPKFLSAQYTIPITGMVLGNCLRSNVIGINAFYYSLKEHRERYRFYLACGATRNEAVFPFFREALKKSANPTLASMATIGLVSLPGMMTGQILSGSSPLIAIKYQIMIMLAIFSGTVLSVYLGIKLSNRSVFHENDVLDESILKS is encoded by the coding sequence ATGGAAATTATCGATCTTAGCTGGTGGCAACTGGGAATCGGATTTATCATCCTTATCATCCCCGCATACATCCTATGGAGATACAAAACCGGTTTGAATAAAAAACTGGGTATTGCCACCCTGCGCATGACGCTGCAGCTGCTGTTTGTAGGGTATTATCTTGAGTACCTTTTTGAACTGGATAATGCGGCAGTAAATACGGCCTGGATTCTGATTATGGTGGGTGTTGCCGATTTTGCCACCATAGATCGCAGTGAACTCAATCGCAAGAAATCTCTTATTATCCCCATTTTTGCAGCCACTTTTTTCGGAATCATTGTCATTGATCTATTCTTTCTGGAACTGGTTATACAGCTGCCGAAGTTTCTATCCGCCCAGTATACCATACCCATAACCGGGATGGTGCTCGGAAACTGCCTTCGCAGCAATGTGATAGGCATCAATGCCTTCTATTACAGTCTCAAGGAGCATCGAGAGCGATATCGATTCTACCTGGCTTGCGGCGCCACCCGAAACGAGGCGGTATTCCCCTTTTTCAGGGAGGCCTTGAAAAAATCAGCTAATCCCACCCTCGCAAGCATGGCCACTATCGGACTCGTCTCATTACCGGGCATGATGACAGGTCAGATATTAAGTGGCAGCTCTCCTCTTATTGCCATCAAGTACCAGATTATGATTATGCTGGCCATTTTCTCAGGAACCGTATTGTCGGTATATCTTGGAATCAAATTATCAAACAGGAGTGTATTTCATGAAAATGATGTGCTGGATGAGTCTATTCTGAAAAGTTAA